From Musa acuminata AAA Group cultivar baxijiao chromosome BXJ3-8, Cavendish_Baxijiao_AAA, whole genome shotgun sequence, one genomic window encodes:
- the LOC135645926 gene encoding abscisic acid receptor PYL8-like — MVRARAVGRSGNGSGGLWRLADELNPPEVGCRAMEAECIRRFHRHEPMENQCSSCVLKHIKAPVQLVWSLVRRFDQPQRYKPFVSRCIVQGDFAVGCLREVNIKSGLPATTSTERLEQLDDNEHILSIKIVGGDHRLQNYSSVITAHPEMIDGEEGTLVIESFVVDVPDGNTKDDTCFFVEALIKCNLKSLAVISERLADQDLAESMAL; from the exons ATGGTTCGAGCGCGAGCAGTAGGAAGGAGCGGCAACGGCAGCGGTGGGCTGTGGCGGCTCGCCGACGAGTTGAATCCACCGGAGGTCGGTTGCAGGGCCATGGAGGCGGAGTGCATCCGGCGGTTCCATCGACATGAGCCCATGGAGAACCAGTGTAGCTCCTGCGTCCTCAAGCACATCAAAGCCCCCGTCCAACTC GTGTGGTCTCTGGTGAGGCGATTCGATCAGCCGCAGAGGTACAAGCCTTTCGTGAGCAGGTGCATCGTGCAAGGAGATTTCGCGGTGGGGTGTTTGCGAGAGGTGAACATCAAATCGGGGCTGCCCGCGACCACCAGCACCGAAAGGCTGGAACAGCTCGATGACAATGAGCACATCCTCAGCATCAAGATTGTCGGAGGAGACCACAGGCTTCAG AACTACTCATCGGTTATTACTGCTCATCCTGAGATGATCGATGGTGAAGAAGGGACATTGGTGATAGAGTCATTCGTGGTGGATGTGCCCGATGGGAACACCAAAGATGATACTTGCTTTTTCGTGGAGGCCCTGATCAAGTGCAACCTCAAATCACTGGCTGTGATATCAGAGCGTTTGGCAGATCAGGATCTAGCAGAGTCGATGGCCCTCTGA